The proteins below come from a single Terriglobales bacterium genomic window:
- a CDS encoding CoA-binding protein — MPDNEAERISELLKSAKNIAVVGLSSSPLRPSYGVAAYLQSHGYRIIPVNPNIKGALGEKAYASLGAVPEKIDIVDIFRRSENVPPIVEEAIALQLPAVWMQETVVHEEAAEKARRAGLFVIMDRCILKEHRKRQG; from the coding sequence GTGCCTGACAACGAAGCCGAACGCATCAGCGAACTGCTGAAGTCCGCGAAGAACATCGCTGTGGTGGGTTTGTCGTCGAGCCCGCTGCGCCCCAGCTATGGCGTGGCGGCGTACCTGCAGAGCCACGGCTACCGCATCATTCCGGTGAACCCGAACATCAAGGGCGCGCTCGGTGAGAAGGCCTACGCCTCGCTGGGCGCCGTGCCGGAAAAGATTGACATTGTGGACATCTTCCGCCGCTCGGAGAACGTTCCGCCAATTGTGGAAGAGGCGATCGCGCTCCAGCTGCCGGCGGTGTGGATGCAGGAAACCGTGGTCCACGAGGAAGCCGCTGAAAAGGCGCGCCGCGCGGGGCTATTCGTGATCATGGACCGGTGCATCCTGAAGGAACATCGCAAACGACAAGGCTAA